CTCCACTTTCAAAGTCTGATATGTCAGCAATAACATGGAAATccttatcactgtcatattcTATCATGTCTTCCTTAGATTCAATATCTTCGTCTTCAGAAGACGAATTTGGTGATGTATTTCCAAGATCTAGATGCTAGATCATCCGAAAATGTGTGATTACAATGATGAATAATGTCTTCCGTTTTTTCTTATGGATGCTACTTTTTGGTGGTATCAATGATGCTATTGGTATTTCATCCGACGTTGAATATTCTGATGTCGGCGGTCCATCTTTGTTCGTATACTTCCGTTTTGGACCTGCCAATATTCTCGCAAGTGGTATTTCATCACTgtctcttttttctttttcctctCCGTGttccatttcattttctttgCATTCATGGTCATTTGTGTGCtctcttttctttttgttatttttatctttgagctcattttcatcaatttgttcCTTTTGATCTTTACCttctttttcatttctttttttaatcttttcttCGTGTCCCTTTTCATATATGTGCCCCTTTCCTCTTCCCATTGGTTTTCAATAACTTTGAgctcattttcatcaatttgttcATTGTGATATTTGCTCTCTTCTTCATTTCTTTTCTCCCCTTCCTCTCTGTGTAAGTGCTCCTTTTCCACTTCGTGTTCTTTTTCTTTATCTTTGAgctcattttcatcaatttgttcCTTTTGATCTTTGCCttctttttcatttcttttctcaATTTCTTCTTTGCATTCGTTACCATCTTTATTTTCCCTTTCCCCGATGTGTTTTTTATCTTTGAGCTCATTTTCATCAATTCGTTTCCTTTTGATCTTTGCCGtctttttcatttcttttctcaATTTCATCTTCGGGTCCCTTTCCATCTATGTGCTCTTTTTCCTCTTCGCatatgttttctttatattcGAGCTCATTCTCATCAATTTGTTCCTTTTGATCTTTGCTCTCTTCTTCATTTCTTTTCTCCCCTTCCTCTCCGTGTAAGTGCTCTTTTTCCTCTTCATGTTCTTTTTCTTTATCTTTGAGCTCATTTTCACCAATTTATTCCTTTTGATCTCTGCcttctttttcatttattttctctttttttcttcaCTTTCTTGGCTATCTGTGATTTTCTGTTCCTCGTTCCGCTTAATATCATCCTTGTACCCATTTTCGTCTCTTTGCTTTATTTCATTGTACTTTAGTATGTCCCCATCATGCTCCTTTTTTCCGTTACAACTACATCTAAGTTTGTTTCTTTTTCCGATAGCGACAGCCAAAGCATATCTGGAATATCATcttcaaattcattttcagtGGCTAGATATGTCACTAGCACGAAGTGGTTTGGTTCAAAGGTGGCCCCAGCTCGACTGACCAAATCACCATTCTCGTGACCACATTATTGTAAGAGGCTCCTCTGATTTCCTGATTTGTGTCATAGCATGTTGTTTAGCCGGTGTAATTTTCGCATGGAAAAGTGGTCTAATAGACTTGTTTACATTGGGATATATTGATATGATTGGCCTATTCAGAGCTGAGGAAAGAGCTATGACGTGAATAAGCGATGCCCAAGTTTTATCAATGCAGGTTGTAATATATGTCCTTTCAATCGCTTGTGAAAAATCGCCGTGTGTGTCGTAACATTTGAGTCCATCATCGGGAAGGCTTATACTTTGATAAGTATTCAATGTAAGACCGGCATCAGGATGTTGTACTGCGTTTCCAAATATTTCATGATTGGCTATGTTTTCTGCATTTAAAAATAGTTCAGTGGCTGTTAATTCTCGCAAGGCAGTTGCTAGTGTTTCATCTCCTGCAAATCAACATGAATTTGTTTATATCTAACGTTGTCTTTGTTCGTTATTATGTGTTATATGAAATCAAATATTATGTAGAAGTTGCAGTAAGgagataaataaatatagatttagagtgttgaaataaacatttactTAAACTTCCTTTTGCAGTTATTTCACGATTTTAATGTTAACAGAAGTTCgggattttatttaattttaatcaaatgaatttatttttaatataagcGAGGCTGATATCGGTTCGCGGGGATAAAATTGACCAAAAGTGCTTTGATCGTGAAATTCGCATAACTAAATACCCGAAAGAATGCTGTTTTAGAGTATAATAAATCCTTCAGCgccatttcattaaaatatcatGCATAAAAACGTTAGATTAAAAATAGCAAACGTTTATAAGTTATAACACGATTGTTACAATTACATAATTAAATTTGACAAGCCATATTTACCAATCAATCCCAATGAAGCTGCGTTGTAAAGACAATTTCCATTGCCCGTTGTTTTGATGGGGCTCacatttttcaatgaaattggcAAATCGGATGGAAGGAGGGCGGATGCAATGAAATCAAGCTCAAAGGGTGgcttggatttttttttccaattatttttttctcaatcaaaTTTTGCAATTGTTCCTTACGGTCAGCAAGTGCATGCGTgtcttttttctctatcaatgCCTTTGTATCCATTGTATCTACAATTCCACacaatgtaaataatttattacaGTATTTTAGTACAAGCTGATGCAAAATTAATAGAAAATGACCaatattttgtagttttatggatgggtcataaacaGTAGAAATTATGAAGTAGGAAATAAATCAATCCGTTGATATTTACATGAATCCATTATTTAATTAGTTTAAAGCTCATAATTCATATAACCCagcataaatacaaaaataattaaactaCTTCTGATAATGACGATATAAGTGTTTTAAAAAAGACTAAAAACGTGGgcggtatatatatgtatgcgaCGTACTCACCATTCAACCTCTTCTCATGACCGCATCCTGTCTTATAAAGATGGACAGGAAATCATGccgaatatatttacttaaatttctATTGGAACATCTGGGAATGCTTTGACTAACAGAATCTTACGTATCGGTTTCAGTAGCCCTTTGGATCCGTAACAAGGTCATACGTAATTGCGAGTGGTCAGTCACGGAGTTTGCGAGCTGCCAATGCCGGATGAACACGTATTTATTTACAGATCCCGTTATCTGTAGAGTGGTAATGCGTAACGTACAGTGGTCAACTTGACCTTAATTCTCATAAATTAAATAAACCAAACATCATGATcgaaacatatatatgtataagacaaaattaatatataagtaGTCCACCTGTTTAAGACACATGATTGACGTTAACATTCGGACTTGAATTGAATAAAGAATTTATATAAGTTGATGATATAATTCATGGTTcagtatacattttgtataccaTAATACAAAAACGTCGTAGTGTACATCGACGGGTTTCTATGAGTTTTAGTTGAAATTAACTCGGAGTGtatatattattacaaaaaacGCCGTAGTGTACAGAAACGTTTTATGGAGATTCAGTTGTAACGGCTGCATCGTATCAATGcgtatatttcatatttgtacATCAAACGGCCACAACGTACTTAACAAATATCTAATTAATCTAAAACAACCCCAACGTATTCAAACGTATAAAATCGCTCTCATTTGTTCTTTCTCTATATTAAAGTAGCAAATGGAGAAACAAAATGAGGGCATCGTTCGATTAAATACGCTATGGCCGTTGCACATATATGATAGTGGCTTTCAGAAACCAGTTATTTCAGTACGTATCAATACACAGCAGCCGGCGAAAGGATATGGACCTATAGTGTAGTTATAAAGAGAGCTTATGctagataaaaatattgtatcagttttctttttataaattttaaatgcATAATCAGATATGAGTAATGTTTAGCGATGAATGTAGATAAACATTGTACCAGTCATGTATTTGAATACATATACTGCTAGTTTTGTATTTCCTTTATCGTTATAATGAGACTAAAGGGTTTTGCTTTAATTTTTCTTACCTGAATTATGGTACCAAAAACTGTACCCGAACGTTTACAGGAAATAGGTAACGTTTTCAGTCGATTCTGTTTGGTGTTAGGCTCCTATACAATATATGGGTACATTGGCAATACTATCGTGCAGTTTTTTCTATAGCTATATACAAAGTACACGATTGaagatattattaaatattagaTAACACATACCTGATAACACATACCTGTATGTGTACCTTCTTAGATAacaagtaataaaaaaaaacgattGAGATTTTATAGAACGCCACTGCTATCATGTAAACAACATCAACAttatcagtggcgtaggaagatgaaacgtaatgggggggggggggggggcaaagatcctcaatatttcgtaacaacccccccccccccctcgggCGCCCCGCACCCATAGGAGGTAATTGGtatactttttttcatatatcattacatataatccttgtacatttctataaatagtTGTGTCGCTAACAGGAAAATAATAAATACGCAAATAAAGGGTATCCCCTAggaaatattatgataaagaaCGACTgggatgagttttacgatgggGAATTTGaggattttgcgagcgccgaaggcgcgagattctGGTGTTTGGACTGTCCGGGacaaattacgatttagaatggaagagatgagttttacgacgCTTTTTGTTTGAATTTGCGAGGGCGAAGGCGCGGGATTAAGGTGTTTGTGGGGGTCCAGAGGTCTCCCCCTGgggaaaaattaagatttagaatagctcagatgagttttacgatgtattttgatgaatctgCAAGctccgaaggcgcgagattttgttgtttggggggtccgggggtctccccccgAAAAAAATtctacgatttggaatggctgagatgagttttacaatgtattttggtgatattaaagcgttcttaacagggtgatttttcgatttaaagttacctgtaTTTAGAAATGATCATTGTGAGTTCGTCAtgtcattatgcaaccctgctcgatctgaacataccggattcacaccatcggcacattgttgtgaaACTCAAAGTAATAATGAATtgaagacatataaacaaattaatcttttaaggccacaccaatttgaaaaatagttctTTGGGATTTTGGAGAAAAAAGTGGGCGAGAGGGtggtttgtttttcttttttttaatttccattttCCCAAAAAAATGGGGAGAGCTGTATCAATAATGAGAATATGATGTATACAAACATTAACACAAGGCTAAATccattatatttgtgttttatttacaagCAGGTTGTAGCATTTTTAATGTTTGAGAGTCAAaagaaaagatataaataacatCTTTCGACCCTGTGCTATTGACTAGGCTGAAAATCTAATTGTTGTCTGAACAATGTTCATATGCAAAAATTTAAAGAGAATAAGGTTAAAAccaatataatgataaattcaaCATTTGTTAACAACAATAATACCTGACTGCCATGCCTTggcattgaaaaaaaatttatcaaattcaaatatatttatactataaatCAACAGTGTTTTTATTCTCGTCCAGGTGGAACTCTACTAAAAACACCATAGGAGAATCATAAGTATTGTTCATCTACAATATTGGGAAATCTCTAAAATTTTGCCAAACCCAATAGAACAAAAGGTAAGCATTTGTGTGTACAtgaaaaaactttttttttccatGTAAATTTACATTACTTTTTTTTCAagtatgtaaatgtaataattggAATGTTTTAGCGTCACacaaatcaaatgtaaatatattaaatgttaaaattcacATTATAGATATTAATCTTGACTAGTCATGCAAAACTTAAGAAGCATTCAATATCatcatattaattttaattgcaTTAATTCTTATATTAGTTTTCTATGACCTTGCTTTTATCTTTGAAAAACAAACATCcaataccaaaaaaaaaacattctaaaGTTGGAAGGACATTTATTCCATGTTTTGCTGTTGTTGGTATGATATgaagtaaaagtaaaaaaaatattaacattgaaTTTGATGCCAATattcagaaaaagaaaatagtttCGTAATTTTAAGCATTGGATTATCTATAAAGCATGTAACTTTACGTCTACCACATCGATCACATTTTCGTCATTTGCGTTTTTAGAATCGAACTAATCTTCAAACGTCTTACGGTACAGGGAACAACAACATCTCTGTCAAAAGTTCTCACAGTtctgtatatgtatctgtattatactgagctgccttcaatacTGAAGATTATGCTCAGGGATAATATAGTGGCGGATTTAGTCATATTTTTGGAGGTTTTGGCGAGAGTCCTCCACATTTGAATATGTTACACAGATATTACCAGTCTCTAATTGTGCGAGGGGAAAAGCTGTTTTTAAACACTTCGCTGTTGGTGGTGATCGTTTTGTAAGTTTTTGAATGTTTCTGTCGTGTTCTCGAGTTAATAGTAGGTTGCAACATAAACACCCGCCATTTTTACATTCGTTTTTCTTAATCTGGTTCCCTTTTGCGCTTAAACTTTCGTTTTCTTACCGGTTTAAGCGCTCAAGTGATAAGGAATTTCGGCGTGTCTAAAGCACAAACCAGAATCGGGAAGGGAAAAATCGCACTTTCATTCTTCGGATTTCTGAGCATCTGAAAGAGGGgcggtaattttttttttatttcattttctaacTTTTCCATTTTAGGGGCGGGAAATCCCGAAGAACTAGGTTTCAAACTGGTGTGGCCtaagaagtattttttttaaatagtataatcccttgatggacatttttagtctagttcgtgtgtattgaattttcattattaaaggtttgaacattatgtgcttgaacgttttaggaaacgcatcgcgcagcggaaaattttgtaaaattaagtacaaaaatgtgcatgaggaccctttttttctttcaaatgtgcatttttagaacatttcactcgggcgaaaatgggggggcaaaaagacatgtttgcaattgccccccctgcccccgcgcttcctacgcccctgattATTCATAGAACGGTATACCTATCACGTACGGTTCAAATACAcagtttaaatttgtttttgttatattatacGGTTTTATCATTACAATGATGATATCAAttgttgaaatatatcaaaGCAAATAAAAGTATGACAAACGGAAataaagtacaatatatattagAAAAACTAATAATAGATAGGTAATATCAAACACCTgacccacatactgaccgataactacgtACTGCCGGCTAAAGTTTGCGCTTTAGCTGTCAATACGATCACATTAAAGACTGTTCCACATATGACGGAAcatttttctaacttgaccagAACTAGAAACTTCCaatgaatgaaacgtcattcagtcccctATAAAGCGACATCGCATTCACccgaatgacgtcatttttacgacaTCGAAAATCTCGTACGGCGGTTTCATCTTTTTCTTGGTTCGTTGCAAAGCTATGTATTGTTAAGAATGTGCTTATAtatttccaacggtagtaaaaaggaatACATTCTCATTCGATTAAGTGAATGACTCTTTTCCTCCGTACCAAAGAAGCGTCTCGtttcgagcgaaaccaagtaaaaaACTGGCAATTTGATTTCGTTTTTGAATGTCACAATGGTcgaggataaacagaatacatggTTATTATCTtgcaatacaagttttattttggtgttcaacacggaaagccgagatgattCGGCAAAGTCTCGTCATCACGGCTTTCCTatgtctcgcaccaaaataaaccttgtattgtaagactCTAACAATTtattctctatatatgtaaaatgtatttatgaggtcaaattataaaataaatacaccAAATAATATCAGGAAAACACTAATtcaaataatgtaaacatatttgaCAGCTATATGGCGTTACAAAgatttttatcacaaaacttCTCGTTATTATCTCCAATTTTGTCAATATATCTAGGAGAGCGTCTCAGTAAAGTTTGTTTTGAGATAATAAGCATACATTTCCAAATCTAAAGCGTTCAAAACTCCTATCTGACAAACCTTGGTATGTAACCCAGgccaatactagccgcaatacaCCTCTGGGCTAAAGATATTTTTCTCACTATTAACCCAAAGGTCTTGAGTTCGATCCCTGACTAAGGATGTGATTGTGTTAAATATAAAAGCATGCGAGTGAACAATGCAGTGAAAAGAATATTCATATTTAgaatgtattcttctgaggtttcagtccgtTGAAGCCTCGTTTCgatataattaaaaaatgttatcagatttttaaatacaatttatcaatatctgtagcatgttgccagttgcaaattttgtcgaaaaattttaagaaatggctcATTTGGCggctattttgaaattgtgtcttttttcgctttgagtaaacccacagttttaccatttcatACTTGAAttgttttacttaaatcatcactgcgccagcatttttagttgtatcgagctaattttgctgtaaatctttactaggtttaCTTGCTATATATAGTTTCGTGGTAAAtcaaatattgagcattaatgtatgaaatgatacacttttgtcactttattttttcatttaatggtaatttcagcaattttattttttcctttgAAATATAGAATAGGGTCTTCTATTACTGCATAATTTGAAAAACATTACttcttttaaatacattttaattatataaatatattgattacaCAATGAAGGATGTCGCTTTTGAGATAAAACCAAAAATAACCTCATCAACATTAAGTGATTTTGATAATACTTCAAGGACAAAATATCTGCCATGTTGtcattatgtacatataaagtGTATCTTCTGTACATCGTCTTATCGTTATGTTTGATCATAAACCGCATCTTTACTTGtaatatacagtaaatattCGGTTATCCAACACATTAGCCATATTTCTCCAAAACGTAAtccaacatacatgtacctccATTATTGTGGCTGTCCATCCCGGTTTGAAATGATTTGAAAGCATTCAACGATATGAATAACATTTCTCTACGACATTATTCGATCTGAAATGTAACTATGTAGTTTTATGGAGACTTTATGAATGTATCATATTCCTATCGAACATACAAACCATTccttcattaaaataaaaagataagatcataaTCTTAATATATAacttgtgtatacatgtacacaataatattatatataatacaaacattttttaagatTAACATTGTATgaagaaacgggaaaaatatcccgacgtgcagtgctttcatttttgtttaaaatgatggatgtcaaatgtaaacattacctctgtgtgtgtcttcgtcctacgatcgagtctttggggtggacggacGTGAGgccctctgacagaggtcagttataaacatatcctcttgtctttgttctttgagaattcaatcgtgtgtattataaaacatgcaccgctagtataagcacgtgttgacagtcacgtgtcaccacaaatacattttatccaTCGAAAACAAGTGAAGCTGTTCCATCTATCGATGAATCTgccgtagattatataatcaaatggctcccaaggatgtgatatcgtcaagtcagacgacaatctcaaacacattgatcTACTTGAAcaccggtgttttgacaacttcggcaaactccagtgtgtaagcgtgcgtcagcttcgcctcgctgcacaataacggtcaccgagttcacacatgtggccgagtacaaatactttatgttattacgctatatattaaattttagcaaaattagatatatatttaaatatctgaTCTGATTagataaaattatctctgaaagtca
This genomic stretch from Argopecten irradians isolate NY unplaced genomic scaffold, Ai_NY scaffold_0058, whole genome shotgun sequence harbors:
- the LOC138311590 gene encoding uncharacterized protein, producing MERDPKMKLRKEMKKTAKIKRKRIDENELKDKKHIGERENKDGNECKEEIEKRNEKEGKDQKEQIDENELKDKEKEHEVEKEHLHREEGEKRNEEESKYHNEQIDENELKVIENQWEEERGTYMKRDTKKRLKKEMKKKVKIKRNKLMKMSSKIKITKRKESTQMTMNAKKMKWNTERKKKKETVMKYHLREYWQVQNGSIRTKMDRRHQNIQRRMKYQ